One segment of Panicum virgatum strain AP13 chromosome 3K, P.virgatum_v5, whole genome shotgun sequence DNA contains the following:
- the LOC120699943 gene encoding putative disease resistance protein At5g47280, whose translation MDRLLLEQLAGEALRELLGAVRGTLFCRSTAERLRRSVEPLLPLVQGLGPHAQRSAGELGELAARVREALDLARRAAASPRWNVYRAAQLARRMEAADRGIARWLARHAPVHVIGGVRRLRDEADARIGRLERRVEEIAAAAQPPPPPPLSVPVAPPPLMHKGVPMHMDAPLTKGSVAAMPVDAPPLKGVAAPAKAGVTAMDMELAEGHDDEGMVGGGLKVAKEKVKEMVMSGGGGWEVVGISGMGGSGKTTLAMEIFKDHKVRAYYNDRIFFETISQSANLETIKMKLWEQISGNIVLGAYNQIPEWQLKLGPRDRGPVLVILDDVWSLSQLEDLVFKFPGCKTLVVSRFKFPTLVSRTYEMQLLDEEEALSVFCRAAFDQECIPQTADKRLVRQVSAECRGLPLALKVIGASLRDQPPKIWLSAKNRLSRGEAISDSHETKLLERMAASIECLPEKVRDCFLDLGCFPEDKKIPLDVLINIWMEIHDLDEPDAFAILVELSNKNLLTLVNDAQNKAGDLYSSYHDYSVTQHDVLRDLALHMTGRDPLNKRRRLVMPRREETLPRDWQRNKDTPFEAQIVSIHTGEMKESDWFQMSFPKAEVLILNFASSVYYLPPFIATMQNLKALVLINYGTTSATLDNLSAFTTLSGLRSLWLEKITLPPLPKTTIPLKNLRKISLVLCELSNSLRGSTMDLSMTFPRLSNLTIDHCIDLKELPSSICQISSLETISISNCHDLTELPYELGKLHCLSILRVYACPALWRLPPSVCSLKRLKYLDISQCINLTDLPEELGHLTNLEKIDMRECSRLRSLPRSSSSLKSLGHVVCDEETALLWREAEQVIPDLRVQVAEECYNLDWLVD comes from the exons atggaccGCCTGCTGCTGGAGCAGCTCGCCGGGGAGGCGCTGCGGGAGCTGCTGGGCGCGGTGCGGGGCACCCTCTTCTGCCGCTCCACCGCCGAGCGCCTGCGCCGGAGCGTCGagccgctgctgccgctcgTGCAGGGCCTCGGCCCGCACGCCCAGCGCTCCGCGGGGGAgctcggcgagctcgccgcccggGTCCGCGAGGCGCTCGAtctcgcgcgccgcgccgccgcgtctccGCGCTGGAACGTCTACCGCGCCGCGCAGCTCGCGCGCCGCATGGAGGCCGCCGACCGCGGCATCGCGCGCTGGCTCGCCCGCCACGCCCCCGTCCACGTCATCGGCGGCGTCCGCAGGCTCCGCGACGAGGCCGACGCGCGGATCGGCCGCCTCGAGCGCCGCGTCGAGGAGATCGCCGCGGcggcccagccgccgccgccgccgccgctctccgtccccgtcgcgccgccgccgctgatgcACAAGGGCGTTCCGATGCACATGGACGCGCCGCTTACCAAGGGCTCGGTGGCCGCTATGCCGGTGGACGCGCCGCCGCTCAAGGGCGTCGCTGCGCCCGCCAAGGCCGGGGTGACGGCCATGGACATGGAGCTCGCCGAGGGCCACGACGACGAGGGGAtggtcggcggcggcctcaAGGTGGCCAAggagaaggtcaaggagatggtcatgagcggcggcggcggctgggaggtGGTCGGCATCTCCGGCATGGGCGGCAGCGGCAAGACCACGCTCGCCATGGAGATCTTCAAGGATCACAAGGTCCGAG CCTACTACAACGACAGGATCTTCTTTGAGACAATCTCACAATCTGCAAACTTGGAAACCATTAAGATGAAGCTGTGGGAGCAGATCAGCGGAAACATCGTGCTTGGTGCATACAACCAGATCCCAGAATGGCAGCTCAAGTTAGGGCCAAGGGACCGTGGACCGGTCCTTGTTATCCTTGATGATGTGTGGTCTCTCTCACAGCTTGAGGATCTCGTCTTCAAGTTCCCTGGGTGCAAAACTCTTGTTGTATCGAGATTCAAGTTCCCAACCTTGGTATCCCGAACATATGAAATGCAGTTGCTTGATGAGGAGGAGGCTTTATCTGTCTTCTGCCGCGCTGCCTTCGATCAAGAGTGTATTCCGCAGACTGCTGACAAGAGATTGGTTAGGCAGGTCTCTGCGGAGTGCAGAGGCCTTCCTCTAGCTCTGAAGGTCATTGGTGCATCATTGCGAGATCAGCCTCCTAAGATATGGCTGAGTGCCAAGAACCGGTTGTCACGGGGAGAGGCTATTTCTGATTCCCATGAGACTAAGCTCCTAGAGAGAATGGCGGCAAGCATTGAGTGCTTACCAGAGAAGGTTAGAGATTGTTTCCTTGATCTGGGCTGCTTCCCAGAGGATAAGAAGATCCCTCTTGATGTGTTGATCAACATTTGGATGGAGATTCATGATCTTGATGAGCCAGATGCTTTCGCCATCTTGGTTGAGCTTTCCAACAAGAACCTTCTTACCCTTGTTAATGATGCACA GAACAAGGCTGGTGATTTGTACAGTAGCTACCATGACTACTCGGTGACGCAACATGATGTGTTGAGAGATCTTGCGCTTCACATGACTGGGCGTGACCCTCTGAACAAGCGGAGGCGGTTGGTGATGCCAAGAAGGGAGGAGACTCTTCCAAGGGATTGGCAGAGGAACAAGGACACTCCGTTTGAAGCTCAGATAGTTTCCATACATACAG GTGAAATGAAAGAATCTGACTGGTTCCAGATGAGCTTCCCCAAGGCAGAAGTGCTCATCCTCAACTTTGCCTCAAGTGTTTACTACCTCCCCCCTTTCATCGCAACGATGCAGAACCTGAAAGCCTTGGTTCTGATCAACTACGGCACCACCAGCGCAACCCTTGACAACCTATCTGCCTTCACGACACTCAGCGGCCTGAGGAGCCTTTGGTTGGAGAAGATCACACTCCCACCACTGCCAAAGACCACTATCCCGCTGAAGAACTTGCGCAAGATCTCCCTCGTCCTCTGCGAGCTGAGCAACAGTCTAAGAGGATCGACGATGGATCTCTCCATGACCTTTCCTCGCCTGTCCAACCTCACAATTGACCACTGCATAGATCTGAAGGAGCTGCCATCAAGTATCTGTCAGATCAGCTCCCTCGAGACCATCTCCATCTCAAACTGTCATGACCTCACGGAGCTGCCATATGAGCTAGGCAAATTGCATTGCCTGAGCATTCTTCGGGTCTATGCCTGCCCGGCATTGTGGCGGCTCCCACCGTCAGTGTGTAGCTTGAAGAGGCTGAAGTACCTTGACATATCTCAGTGCATCAACCTGACAGACCTCCCAGAGGAGCTTGGTCACCTGACAAACCTAGAGAAGATTGACATGCGGGAATGCTcacggctaaggagcctcccgAGGTCGTCGTCCTCCCTCAAGTCCCTCGGTCACGTCGTCTGCGACGAGGAGACGGCGTTGCTGTGGAGAGAGGCCGAGCAGGTAATCCCTGACCTCCGGGTGCAGGTGGCAGAGGAGTGTTATAACCTGGACTGGCTTGTAGACTGA